One Paraburkholderia agricolaris DNA segment encodes these proteins:
- a CDS encoding GntP family permease has product MSFVIVLAALAFLMFAAYRGYSVILFAPIAALGAVLLTDPGAVAPVFSGIFMEKMVGFVKLYFPVFLLGAVFGKVIELSGFSESIVAAAIRYIGRSRANAVIVAVCALLTYGGVSLFVVVFAVYPFAAELYRQSNIPKRLMPGAIALGAFSFTMDSLPGTPQIQNIIPTTFFKTTSWAAPALGVIGSLFIIVVGLTYLEWRRRAAMATGEGYGTDLVNEPERVESKQLPHPLLAVAPLVLVGVANFLLTRWIPNWYGASYTVAPDILPGIHAPVTTTIKSVVAIWAVEGALLLGIVMVVVTAFGRVRERFAIGTKAAVAGALLASLNTASEYGFGGVIAALPGFLVVSDALKSIPNPLVNAAVSVSSLAGITGSASGGMSIALAAMSDTFIKGAEAAHIPMEVLHRVVAMASGGMDTLPHNGAVITLLAVTGLTHRQSYRDIFAVTVIKTLAVFFVIAVYYMTGLV; this is encoded by the coding sequence ATGTCCTTTGTTATCGTCCTCGCCGCGCTGGCGTTTCTGATGTTTGCCGCGTATCGCGGCTACAGCGTCATTCTGTTTGCGCCGATCGCCGCGCTCGGGGCAGTGCTGCTCACCGATCCGGGCGCCGTCGCCCCCGTGTTCTCCGGCATCTTCATGGAGAAGATGGTCGGTTTCGTGAAGCTTTACTTCCCCGTGTTTCTGCTGGGCGCGGTGTTCGGCAAGGTCATCGAACTGTCTGGTTTCTCGGAGTCGATCGTGGCCGCGGCCATCCGCTATATTGGCCGCTCGCGCGCCAATGCGGTGATCGTCGCGGTGTGCGCCTTGCTCACCTATGGCGGCGTCTCGCTGTTCGTGGTGGTGTTCGCCGTATATCCGTTCGCGGCCGAGTTGTACCGCCAGAGCAATATTCCGAAACGCCTGATGCCCGGCGCGATCGCGCTCGGCGCGTTCTCGTTCACAATGGATTCGCTGCCGGGCACGCCGCAGATCCAGAACATCATCCCGACCACCTTCTTCAAAACCACCTCCTGGGCCGCGCCCGCGCTTGGCGTGATCGGCTCGCTGTTCATCATCGTGGTCGGCCTCACCTATCTGGAATGGCGCCGCCGCGCGGCAATGGCGACCGGCGAAGGCTACGGCACGGATCTCGTCAACGAACCGGAACGCGTCGAATCGAAGCAATTGCCGCATCCGCTGCTCGCGGTCGCGCCGCTGGTGCTGGTCGGCGTAGCGAACTTCCTGCTGACTCGCTGGATTCCGAACTGGTACGGCGCGTCGTACACCGTCGCACCGGACATCCTGCCGGGTATCCATGCACCGGTCACGACAACGATCAAAAGCGTCGTCGCGATCTGGGCCGTTGAAGGCGCGCTGTTGCTCGGTATCGTGATGGTTGTGGTAACGGCGTTCGGCCGCGTGCGCGAGCGCTTTGCGATCGGCACCAAGGCTGCGGTGGCGGGCGCGTTGCTGGCTTCGTTGAATACCGCTTCGGAGTATGGTTTCGGCGGCGTGATCGCGGCCTTGCCGGGCTTCCTGGTAGTGAGCGACGCGCTGAAGAGCATTCCGAATCCGCTCGTCAATGCCGCCGTTTCGGTAAGCTCGCTGGCGGGTATCACGGGTTCGGCATCGGGCGGCATGAGCATCGCGCTCGCGGCCATGTCCGACACGTTCATCAAGGGCGCGGAAGCGGCGCATATCCCAATGGAAGTGTTGCACCGGGTCGTCGCCATGGCGAGCGGCGGCATGGACACGCTGCCGCATA